The following proteins come from a genomic window of Lycium ferocissimum isolate CSIRO_LF1 chromosome 4, AGI_CSIRO_Lferr_CH_V1, whole genome shotgun sequence:
- the LOC132051782 gene encoding syntaxin-related protein KNOLLE, with translation MNDLMTKSFTSYVDLKKAAMKDVEAGPDLEMGITKMDQNLTAFLEEAEKVKLEMNSIKDILRRLQDTNEESKSLHKPEALKSMRNRINSDILAVLKKARAIRSQLEEMDRSNATNRRLSGCKEGTPVDRTRSAVTNGLRKKLKELMMDFQGLRQRMMTEYKETVGRRYFTVTGEQPDEEVIDKIISSGNGQGGEEFMSKAIQEHGRGKVLETVVEIQDRHDAAKEIERSLLELHQIFLDMAVMVEAQGEKMDDIEHHVVNAAHYVNDGAKNLKTAKKYQKSSRKCMIIAIILLLILILVVVIPIATSFGHS, from the exons ATGAATGATCTGATGACTAAATCTTTCACAAGCTATGTTGATCTAAAGAAAGCAGCCATGAAAGATGTCGAAGCTGGACCCGATTTAGAAATGGGGATAACCAAAATGGATCAAAACCTCACTGCTTTCCTAGAAGAAGCTGAAAAGGTGAAACTAGAAATGAACTCAATCAAAGACATTCTTCGTCGTTTACAAGACACAAACGAAGAAAGCAAGTCCTTACACAAACCTGAAGCTCTAAAATCAATGCGAAATCGCATAAACTCAGATATTCTAGCTGTGTTGAAGAAGGCAAGGGCTATTAGGTCTCAGTTAGAAGAAATGGACAGGTCTAATGCTACAAACCGGCGTCTTTCTGGTTGTAAAGAAGGGACGCCAGTTGATAGGACTAGGTCAGCTGTTACTAATGGGCTTAGGAAAAAGCTTAAGGAATTAATGATGGATTTTCAGGGATTAAGGCAAAGGATGATGACTGAGTATAAAGAGACTGTTGGGAGACGGTATTTTACTGTTACTGGTGAACAACCTGATGAAGAAGTTATTGACAAGATTATTTCTAGTGGTAATGGTCAAGGTGGTGAAGAATTTATGTCTAAAGCTATTCAG GAGCATGGGAGGGGGAAGGTGTTGGAAACAGTGGTAGAGATACAGGACCGTCACGATGCAGCGAAGGAGATAGAAAGAAGCTTGCTTGAGCTGCACCAGATATTCTTGGATATGGCAGTCATGGTTGAGGCACAAGGTGAGAAAATGGATGACATTGAGCACCATGTTGTAAATGCTGCCCATTATGTTAATGATGGAGCCAAGAACCTCAAGACTGCAAAAAAATACCAGAAGAGCAGCAGGAAATGCATGATCATTGCTATCATACTTCTCCTGATTCTCATCCTGGTAGTCGTCATTCCCATTGCCACCAGCTTCGGTCATTCTTGA